In one window of Temnothorax longispinosus isolate EJ_2023e chromosome 11, Tlon_JGU_v1, whole genome shotgun sequence DNA:
- the LOC139821566 gene encoding ester hydrolase C11orf54 homolog: MNRGIEPLDPSKINITSRTLHQPPLDELMNVLGEGLTANFAEATVEMADCPDFNRWPYCFYREGLCGNPIILDVGGPAYLLPTVQRDKFYDVKSLLRQLNYNHDSLVIGAGAGPWPHTGSNCELIMKLNVSNHRVSPGYKLNMGVGNGTHYAFVNKSTGKCLFERIVANEDETTFALLANLYISEGKPGKVIKVRAKKRTGKLDFISCMQKALEKQYGDKLVGLGGMFEMKNGKVKQHIMPDFSDTPLTTEAQLNNWLRFYEMETPLIAVGTFVSAETDLDLRVQHFHSSFEESRLGGHYHIDTTPDTIEYEGYFNVAATLYRVDQPPNKLQFGKD, translated from the exons ATGAATCGAGGCATAGAACCTCTGGATCCATCCAAAATAAACATCACGTCAAGAACATTGCATCAACCGCCTCTCGACGAGTTAATGAATG tcCTAGGAGAAGGATTGACTGCAAACTTTGCGGAGGCCACTGTCGAGATGGCTGATTGTCCTGATTTCAACAGATGGCCTTATTGTTTTTATCGGGAAG GCTTGTGTGGCAATCCGATTATTTTGGATGTTGGTGGTCCAGCGTATCTTCTACCAACTGTCCAGAGAGATAAGTTCTACGATGTTAAGTCGTTGCTGCGACAGTTAAATTACAACCATGATAGTCTCGTTATCGGCGCAGGAGCTGGTCCATGGCCACATACAGGCAGCAATTGCGAG CTTATTATGAAGTTAAATGTATCAAACCACCGAGTCTCGCCAGGGTATAAACTTAACATGGGAGTAGGGAATGGGACGCATTATGCATTTGTAAATAAGTCCACTGGAAAGTGCTTGTTCGAGCGTATAGTTGCTAATGAAGATGAAACAACTTTCGCATTGTTGGCCAATCTATATATATCCGAAGGCAAGCCAGggaaagttataaaagtacgCGCTAAAAAACGTACCGGTAAACTGGACTTCATATCATGCATGCAGAAAGCGTTGGAGAAACAATACGGAGATAAACTCGTAG GTTTGGGTGGCATGTTCGAGATGAAGAACGGAAAAGTGAAACAGCATATTATGCcagatttttcggacaccccgTTGACTACCGAGGCACAGCTTAACAACTGGCTACGTTTCTATGAAATGGAGACCCCTCTGATAGCTGTCGGCACATTTGTCAGCGCTGAGACA GATTTAGATCTCAGAGTGCAGCATTTCCACAGTTCTTTCGAAGAGAGCAGGTTGGGTGGACATTATCACATCGATACAACACCGGATACTATTGAGTACGAGGGCTACTTCAATGTGGCAGCTACGCTTTATCGTGTCGATCAACCGCCTAATAAACTGCAGTTTGGAAAAGATTAA